One Paraburkholderia sp. IMGN_8 DNA window includes the following coding sequences:
- a CDS encoding class II aldolase/adducin family protein codes for MQMEHKDVKSMVSEAEWNTRVDLAACYRLMPYFGLSDLVYNHITARIPGDDTRLLINPYGYMYEEITASSLITIDIDGKVLFNPNDGAYGVNAAGYVIHSAVHAARHDVKCVIHTHSRGGLAISALSCGLLPLTQTAMRFSPVAYHDYQGVAIDLKERKTLAEDLGNAEAMILRNHGLLVASASIPQAFNAIYWLENACRAQVDAMACNTELHLPPQHVIDKTAHLYKPETRRPYGEMEWPAMLRFLDRRDPSYQT; via the coding sequence ATGCAGATGGAACACAAGGACGTGAAGTCGATGGTATCCGAAGCGGAGTGGAATACGCGCGTCGACCTGGCCGCATGCTACCGGCTGATGCCTTATTTCGGCTTGAGCGACCTCGTGTACAACCACATCACCGCGCGCATTCCAGGCGACGACACACGCCTGCTGATCAACCCGTATGGCTACATGTACGAAGAGATCACGGCGTCGAGCCTCATCACCATCGATATCGACGGCAAGGTGCTCTTCAATCCGAACGATGGCGCGTACGGCGTCAACGCCGCCGGTTATGTGATTCACAGCGCGGTGCACGCGGCGCGGCACGACGTGAAATGCGTGATCCACACGCATAGCCGCGGCGGGCTCGCCATTTCGGCGCTGTCGTGCGGGCTCTTGCCGCTCACGCAAACGGCGATGCGTTTCAGTCCTGTCGCGTATCACGATTATCAGGGCGTCGCAATCGACCTTAAAGAGCGCAAGACGCTTGCTGAAGATCTGGGCAACGCCGAGGCGATGATTCTGCGCAATCATGGTCTGCTGGTTGCAAGCGCATCGATACCGCAAGCCTTCAACGCGATTTACTGGCTGGAAAACGCGTGCCGCGCGCAAGTCGATGCGATGGCGTGCAATACGGAGCTTCATTTGCCGCCGCAGCACGTGATCGACAAGACTGCGCACCTCTACAAGCCGGAAACGCGCCGCCCCTATGGCGAAATGGAATGGCCCGCGATGCTGCGCTTTCTCGATCGGCGGGATCCGTCGTATCAGACATAG
- a CDS encoding amidohydrolase family protein, protein MSATCQAPRTTISTPEHKASPGACDCHIHIAGPFERFPLSEGRAYTPPEAKLRQYEHVQEVLGVQRVVIVQPSFYGTDNRCTLDAVAHFGAQRSRAVVVIDPHIGDAELRQMHEAGVRGVRVNLVTPGGPPVEHLTQLSQKIAPFGWHTQIYANGADLPDLMPILRRLPTDVVIDHMGQIPAAWGTAHPAVAALRALLDGGRAWLKLCGYRCSNDGYPFGDVDALATLFARVATERCMWGTDWPHPNLEGTMPDEGELLDALTRWAPSMQAQQRILVDNPVTLYGFDPQ, encoded by the coding sequence ATGTCCGCAACCTGCCAGGCACCACGCACGACGATCAGCACGCCCGAGCACAAGGCATCGCCCGGCGCGTGCGACTGCCATATTCATATCGCCGGTCCATTCGAACGCTTTCCGTTGAGCGAAGGCCGCGCGTACACGCCGCCCGAAGCGAAGCTGCGCCAGTACGAGCATGTGCAGGAGGTACTTGGCGTGCAGCGCGTCGTCATCGTGCAACCCAGCTTCTATGGCACCGACAACCGTTGCACGCTCGATGCCGTGGCGCACTTCGGCGCGCAGCGCAGCCGAGCAGTCGTCGTGATCGATCCGCATATCGGCGATGCGGAGTTGCGACAGATGCACGAAGCCGGCGTGCGTGGCGTGCGGGTCAATCTGGTCACGCCGGGCGGCCCGCCCGTCGAGCATCTGACACAACTTTCGCAGAAGATTGCGCCCTTCGGCTGGCACACGCAGATCTACGCGAACGGCGCCGATCTGCCCGACCTGATGCCGATACTGCGCCGCCTGCCGACCGACGTCGTCATCGATCACATGGGGCAGATTCCCGCCGCGTGGGGCACCGCGCATCCCGCCGTCGCGGCGTTGCGCGCGCTGCTCGATGGCGGCCGTGCATGGTTGAAGCTATGCGGATATCGTTGCTCGAACGACGGTTATCCGTTTGGCGATGTCGATGCGCTTGCGACGCTCTTCGCGCGCGTGGCGACGGAACGTTGCATGTGGGGCACCGATTGGCCTCATCCCAATCTCGAAGGCACGATGCCCGACGAAGGCGAACTGCTCGACGCGCTGACGCGTTGGGCGCCGTCGATGCAGGCGCAGCAACGCATCCTCGTGGACAACCCCGTCACGCTCTACGGGTTCGACCCGCAATGA
- a CDS encoding MFS transporter, translating to MWMTELDKTERRTMAGCFLGWTLDALDVQVYSFVIPTLLIGWHITVAEAGMLGTVTLLASAVGGWLSGLAADRYGRVAVLQATILWYAIFTFACGFTQTYEQLFLCRALQGFGFGGEWAAGAVLIGETVRGAYRGRAVGVVQSGWAVGWGLAALLFGLFFSIMPEHLAWRALFWVGLAPALLVFWVRRHVPESGVFKKGRRERRSRGMVRQLLAIFHLDYLATTLRVSALATGSIGGSYTFLIWLPTYLKTARGLSVIGTTGYTTVMILGAFAGFILGAYLADSIGRKRTFMVSAIGSAAVLAAYMLMPISNGAMLVLGFPLGLCAFMMFSPMGPYMTELFPTRIRAAGQGFCYNFGRGIGALFPALVGKLTSVIGLGNAIAAFGIAAYAVMFLAVLLLPETLGRPLPDDVEPSQQREGGTAKSYTPS from the coding sequence ATGTGGATGACAGAGCTCGACAAGACTGAGCGGCGCACCATGGCCGGCTGCTTCCTCGGCTGGACGCTCGACGCGCTGGACGTGCAGGTCTACAGCTTCGTCATCCCCACGCTGCTGATCGGCTGGCACATCACGGTGGCCGAGGCCGGCATGCTGGGCACGGTGACGCTGCTGGCATCGGCTGTCGGCGGATGGCTGAGCGGGCTTGCCGCCGATCGCTACGGCCGCGTCGCCGTGCTCCAGGCCACGATACTGTGGTACGCGATCTTCACGTTCGCATGCGGCTTCACGCAGACATACGAGCAGTTGTTCCTCTGCCGCGCACTGCAAGGCTTCGGCTTTGGCGGCGAATGGGCGGCGGGTGCCGTGCTGATCGGCGAAACGGTGCGCGGCGCCTACCGGGGCCGCGCGGTCGGCGTCGTGCAGAGCGGCTGGGCCGTGGGCTGGGGTCTGGCCGCGTTGCTGTTCGGCCTGTTCTTCTCGATCATGCCGGAGCATCTCGCGTGGCGCGCGCTGTTCTGGGTCGGCCTCGCGCCCGCGTTGCTGGTCTTCTGGGTGCGGCGTCACGTGCCGGAGTCAGGCGTCTTCAAGAAGGGCCGGCGCGAGCGGCGCAGCCGCGGAATGGTGCGCCAGCTGCTCGCCATCTTCCACCTGGACTACCTGGCGACCACGCTCAGGGTCTCCGCGCTGGCAACGGGATCGATCGGCGGCTCTTACACATTCCTGATCTGGCTGCCAACCTATCTGAAAACGGCGCGCGGTCTCTCCGTCATCGGCACGACGGGCTATACGACCGTGATGATCCTCGGCGCGTTCGCCGGCTTCATCCTTGGCGCGTATCTGGCCGATTCGATCGGGCGCAAGCGGACTTTCATGGTGAGCGCGATCGGCTCGGCGGCAGTACTCGCCGCCTACATGCTGATGCCGATCAGCAACGGCGCAATGCTCGTGCTCGGTTTTCCGCTCGGTCTCTGCGCGTTCATGATGTTCTCGCCGATGGGCCCGTACATGACCGAGCTGTTTCCGACGCGCATCCGCGCTGCGGGGCAAGGCTTCTGCTACAACTTCGGGCGTGGCATCGGCGCGCTCTTTCCGGCGCTGGTCGGCAAGCTGACAAGCGTGATAGGACTGGGCAACGCGATCGCGGCGTTCGGCATCGCGGCTTATGCCGTCATGTTCCTCGCCGTGCTGCTGTTGCCCGAAACGCTCGGCAGGCCCTTGCCCGACGATGTCGAGCCGTCGCAGCAGCGCGAAGGCGGCACCGCCAAGAGCTATACCCCTTCCTGA
- a CDS encoding IclR family transcriptional regulator — translation MKPTDRALGIFEAFENEGRPMTLSELAEAAGLPVSTSHGIVRVLLERGYLYLTSRRKDLFPTRRLYDMAAKIIANDPYLERIEPQLQTLRDATQETVIVGKRQHDEIVYLRVLEGPQTIRYSSAAGAFKPLHSTSIGKAMLSRVDAGELQRFLAQAALPSVTDNTLTMADALFDDIAQSRERGYFVTRGESVSDVFAVAVPVDVNRDVLGIAVAGPRHRMEDQIKRIGAVLLEAKRAIEAGGH, via the coding sequence ATGAAACCGACCGATCGCGCACTGGGCATCTTTGAAGCATTCGAGAACGAGGGACGTCCGATGACGCTCAGCGAACTCGCCGAGGCGGCAGGCCTGCCCGTGAGCACGAGTCACGGCATCGTGCGCGTGCTGCTCGAACGCGGCTATCTGTATCTGACGAGCCGCCGGAAGGACCTGTTTCCCACGCGCCGTCTGTACGACATGGCGGCGAAGATCATCGCGAACGATCCGTACCTCGAACGCATCGAGCCGCAGCTTCAGACGCTGCGCGACGCAACGCAGGAAACGGTCATCGTCGGCAAGCGGCAGCACGACGAGATCGTCTATCTGAGGGTGCTGGAAGGACCGCAGACGATCCGCTACAGTTCGGCGGCGGGCGCCTTTAAGCCGCTGCATTCGACTTCGATCGGCAAGGCGATGCTGAGCCGGGTCGACGCGGGCGAGTTGCAGCGCTTCCTCGCGCAGGCCGCGCTGCCGAGCGTCACGGACAACACGCTCACCATGGCCGATGCGCTGTTCGACGACATCGCGCAGTCGCGCGAGCGGGGGTACTTCGTGACGCGGGGCGAAAGCGTGAGCGACGTGTTCGCGGTTGCGGTGCCCGTCGATGTGAACCGCGACGTGCTGGGCATCGCCGTCGCCGGGCCGCGTCACCGGATGGAGGACCAGATCAAGCGGATCGGCGCGGTGCTGCTCGAAGCGAAGCGCGCGATCGAAGCGGGCGGCCATTGA
- a CDS encoding enoyl-CoA hydratase/isomerase family protein: MTDRQDAAEARVQMNTQANVQTDVRDGVLYVTINRPDKRNALNRSTLDALREVFADAAHDPALHAVVLTAAGERSFAAGGDLHEFAALRSVADAAALFDHAAAALDAIRAAPVPVIAALNGTALGGGAELAVACDYRAAAAHACIGFVQATLAITTGFSGSADLFALLGPARAMRVLAEARLMDAKEALALGLIDDVCEPGQPLDERVAQFAQPFAGRAPHVVRAMKQIAAAHRRALAQATRDAERAAFVATWTAPAHWEQAQKFLDRQRASTTDPKA, from the coding sequence ATGACCGACCGACAGGACGCGGCCGAAGCTCGTGTGCAAATGAACACGCAAGCAAACGTCCAGACGGATGTGCGCGACGGCGTCCTGTACGTGACCATCAACCGCCCGGACAAACGCAACGCGCTGAACCGGTCGACGCTCGACGCATTGCGCGAAGTGTTTGCCGATGCCGCGCACGATCCCGCATTACACGCCGTCGTGCTGACTGCGGCGGGCGAACGTAGCTTTGCGGCAGGCGGCGACTTGCACGAGTTCGCCGCGTTGCGCAGCGTCGCCGATGCAGCCGCGCTATTCGATCACGCGGCCGCCGCGCTTGACGCGATCCGCGCGGCGCCCGTGCCTGTGATCGCCGCGTTGAACGGGACGGCGCTGGGCGGCGGAGCGGAACTGGCGGTCGCGTGCGACTACCGCGCCGCGGCGGCGCATGCGTGCATCGGCTTCGTGCAGGCGACGCTCGCCATCACGACGGGCTTCAGCGGTTCGGCCGATCTGTTCGCGCTACTCGGCCCCGCGCGCGCGATGCGCGTGCTCGCCGAAGCGCGTTTGATGGATGCGAAAGAAGCGCTGGCGCTCGGCCTGATCGACGATGTGTGCGAGCCAGGGCAGCCGCTCGACGAACGCGTCGCGCAGTTCGCTCAGCCGTTTGCGGGCCGCGCGCCGCACGTGGTTCGCGCAATGAAGCAGATCGCGGCCGCGCATCGCCGGGCATTGGCGCAAGCGACGCGCGATGCAGAGCGCGCAGCCTTCGTCGCGACGTGGACTGCGCCCGCGCACTGGGAGCAGGCGCAAAAGTTTCTCGACCGGCAGCGCGCATCGACAACCGACCCAAAGGCGTAG
- a CDS encoding methylmalonyl-CoA mutase family protein, with protein sequence MKSSAAELDEAMAMPHPDRTPSGLHVPVVVGPGEASGTNDTNDTNDTNGTNGTNGDGGIGAPGQFPFTRGIFADGYRGRLWTMRQYSGFGTAEESNERYRFLLQQGQTGLSVALDLPTQCGLDPDDPMARSEIGKVGVSLSNLSEMELLFQGIDLSRISTSFTINGTAAMIYAMYVACADKKAVSRDKLTGTIQNDILKEYVARGTWIFPVRPSMRLIADSILYSNEVSPRFNPISIAGAHMRDAGCTAVEEMAYTLANGLAYVDAVVARGGDVAKFARRLSFFFYVHMDLFEEVAKFRAGRRAWARLIKKRYGVDDEKAQMFRFGVVCGGSSLTSAQPYNNVVRVAIEACAAVLGGAQSVFTCAYDEAFQIPTEFSAELALRTQQIIGYESGIARTVDPLGGSYFVEELTDRTEARIRELMDEIDAYGGAVKAIEDGWLQLRIAKSALQRKRETDDQERLVVGQNCFRRENQAEQPGELFHLNPQASATVVERFERLRDTRNQTEVQKSLDSLGAAAAREEGNLMQYLVDCCHAYATVGEMVARLKEQWGEFEEPVHL encoded by the coding sequence ATGAAGTCAAGTGCAGCCGAACTCGACGAAGCGATGGCCATGCCGCATCCCGACCGCACGCCATCGGGACTGCATGTGCCCGTCGTGGTCGGTCCCGGCGAAGCGAGCGGGACGAATGACACGAATGACACGAATGACACGAATGGCACGAATGGCACGAATGGCGACGGCGGAATCGGCGCGCCGGGACAATTTCCGTTCACGCGCGGCATCTTCGCGGACGGTTATCGCGGGCGCCTCTGGACGATGCGCCAGTACTCGGGATTCGGCACGGCGGAAGAATCGAACGAACGCTACCGCTTCCTGTTGCAGCAAGGGCAGACGGGACTTTCCGTCGCTCTCGACCTGCCGACGCAGTGCGGTCTCGACCCCGACGATCCGATGGCGCGCTCCGAGATCGGCAAGGTCGGCGTATCGCTTTCGAACCTGTCCGAAATGGAGCTGCTGTTTCAGGGCATCGACTTGAGCCGCATTTCGACATCGTTCACGATCAACGGCACGGCGGCGATGATCTACGCGATGTACGTCGCCTGCGCGGACAAGAAGGCAGTGTCGCGCGACAAGCTGACGGGCACGATCCAGAACGACATCCTGAAGGAGTACGTGGCGCGCGGCACGTGGATCTTCCCCGTGCGTCCGTCGATGCGCCTGATCGCCGATTCGATTCTGTACTCGAACGAAGTGTCGCCGCGCTTCAATCCGATTTCGATTGCGGGCGCGCACATGCGCGACGCGGGCTGCACGGCCGTCGAGGAAATGGCGTACACGCTCGCCAACGGCCTTGCGTATGTCGATGCCGTCGTCGCGCGAGGTGGCGACGTCGCGAAGTTCGCGCGGCGCCTGAGCTTCTTCTTCTATGTGCACATGGACCTCTTCGAAGAGGTCGCGAAGTTTCGTGCGGGGCGCCGCGCGTGGGCGCGGCTCATCAAGAAGCGGTACGGCGTCGATGACGAGAAGGCGCAGATGTTCCGCTTCGGCGTCGTCTGCGGCGGCTCGTCTCTGACGTCCGCGCAACCGTACAACAACGTCGTGCGCGTCGCGATCGAAGCGTGCGCGGCCGTGCTCGGCGGCGCGCAATCCGTCTTCACCTGCGCCTACGACGAAGCGTTCCAGATCCCAACCGAGTTTTCCGCCGAGCTTGCGCTGCGCACGCAGCAGATCATCGGCTACGAAAGCGGCATCGCGCGCACCGTCGATCCGCTCGGCGGCTCGTATTTCGTCGAGGAGCTCACCGACCGTACGGAAGCGCGCATCCGCGAACTGATGGACGAGATCGACGCCTATGGCGGCGCGGTGAAAGCGATCGAAGACGGCTGGCTGCAGCTGCGCATTGCAAAGAGCGCATTGCAGCGCAAGCGCGAAACGGATGACCAGGAGCGGCTCGTCGTCGGACAGAACTGTTTCCGGCGCGAGAACCAGGCCGAGCAGCCGGGCGAACTGTTTCATCTGAATCCGCAGGCGAGCGCGACCGTCGTCGAGCGTTTCGAGCGGCTGCGCGACACGCGCAATCAGACGGAAGTGCAGAAGTCGCTGGATTCGCTGGGCGCGGCTGCCGCGCGCGAAGAAGGCAACCTGATGCAGTACCTCGTCGATTGCTGTCATGCGTATGCGACCGTCGGCGAAATGGTTGCGCGGCTGAAGGAGCAATGGGGCGAATTCGAGGAGCCAGTCCATCTATGA
- a CDS encoding cobalamin B12-binding domain-containing protein, whose translation MNSTSSRSVEQPGNVAAATSRSAHAPLKGKRILVAKPGLDGHDIGAKVIALAFRDAGASVIYTGLRKSPEYIARIAVDEDVDAVGLSILSGSHNELVARTVELLADQGAGEIPVFVGGTIPADDRAAFLKAGIRGVFTSDMLLDDVIDAVAKVLG comes from the coding sequence ATGAACAGCACGAGTAGCCGTTCCGTCGAACAGCCCGGCAATGTCGCCGCCGCGACCTCGCGCAGCGCGCATGCGCCGCTCAAGGGCAAGCGCATTCTGGTCGCCAAGCCTGGGCTGGACGGTCACGACATCGGCGCCAAAGTGATCGCGCTGGCGTTTCGCGATGCCGGCGCGAGCGTGATCTACACGGGCCTGCGCAAGAGCCCGGAGTACATCGCGCGCATCGCTGTCGACGAAGACGTCGACGCCGTCGGGCTGTCGATCCTGTCGGGCAGCCACAACGAACTGGTCGCGCGCACGGTCGAATTGCTCGCGGATCAGGGCGCAGGCGAGATTCCCGTGTTCGTCGGTGGCACCATACCGGCCGACGACCGCGCGGCGTTCCTGAAGGCGGGCATACGCGGCGTGTTCACCAGTGACATGCTGCTCGACGATGTGATCGACGCCGTTGCGAAGGTGCTCGGATGA
- a CDS encoding CoA transferase — MNAPGFAAPDQTPERRASGGPLDGIRVIEIGHMLMGPYCGMLLADLGAEVIKIEPPEGDIGRSISPHAIGSHNAYFASLNRNKQSVVLDLASETGKQALAAMVRDAHALVTNLRPSAIRKLGLTYDRLREHNERIVCVALTGFGLDSPHAELPAYDYVIQALTGIMHLTGDPDGPPTKAGFSTVDNSTGIMGAVGLLAKIVEGRGGQVDIAMFDVMVSQLNYVAGAALNGGEQPARHALSSHPYIVPAQLFKTRDDWLMLFITHDNFWRIFAQRVGHPEWITQPGFATMAERRMHRASVLGALSEMFAGETTQYWLDRLASSGVVVSRLVSIAEALESAQSQARELVVEIESEAGPLKVVGNPIHIDGVRTRYGLPPMLGEHTAAWCGEVST; from the coding sequence ATGAACGCTCCCGGGTTTGCCGCGCCGGATCAAACGCCTGAGCGCCGTGCGTCCGGTGGACCGCTCGACGGCATTCGCGTGATCGAGATCGGGCACATGCTGATGGGCCCGTACTGCGGCATGCTGCTCGCCGATCTCGGCGCCGAGGTCATCAAGATCGAGCCGCCCGAGGGCGACATCGGGCGTTCGATCAGTCCGCACGCCATCGGTTCGCACAACGCGTATTTCGCCAGCCTGAACCGCAACAAGCAGAGCGTCGTGCTGGATCTCGCGAGCGAAACCGGCAAGCAGGCGCTGGCGGCGATGGTGCGCGACGCGCACGCGCTCGTGACGAACCTGCGGCCGTCCGCGATCCGCAAGCTTGGCCTCACGTACGACCGGCTGCGCGAGCACAACGAGCGGATCGTCTGCGTCGCGCTGACGGGATTCGGCCTTGACAGTCCGCACGCGGAGCTGCCCGCATACGACTACGTGATCCAGGCGCTGACGGGCATCATGCATCTGACGGGCGACCCCGACGGTCCCCCGACCAAGGCCGGCTTCTCCACGGTCGATAACTCGACGGGCATCATGGGCGCCGTCGGCCTGCTCGCGAAGATCGTCGAAGGACGCGGCGGTCAGGTCGATATCGCGATGTTCGACGTGATGGTCTCGCAGCTCAACTATGTCGCGGGCGCCGCGCTCAACGGCGGCGAGCAGCCGGCGCGGCACGCGCTGTCGTCGCATCCGTACATCGTGCCAGCGCAACTGTTCAAAACGCGCGACGACTGGTTGATGCTCTTCATCACGCACGATAACTTCTGGCGCATCTTCGCGCAACGCGTCGGGCATCCCGAGTGGATCACGCAACCCGGCTTTGCGACGATGGCTGAGCGGCGCATGCATCGTGCGAGCGTGCTCGGCGCGCTGTCGGAGATGTTCGCGGGCGAAACCACGCAGTACTGGCTCGACAGGCTGGCGTCGTCGGGCGTGGTGGTGTCGCGGCTTGTGTCGATTGCCGAGGCGCTCGAAAGCGCGCAGTCGCAGGCGCGCGAACTCGTGGTGGAGATCGAATCGGAAGCGGGGCCGCTGAAGGTGGTCGGCAATCCCATCCATATCGACGGCGTGCGTACACGTTACGGATTGCCGCCGATGCTTGGCGAACACACGGCGGCGTGGTGCGGCGAGGTATCGACGTGA
- a CDS encoding GTP-binding protein — MSCANDSTPTANVASSARRQLARDLSRIARASVAGSLQYLRDHGAVPARRIGFTGPPGAGKSTLIGRVAKARAARGEPIAIIAIDPSSPATSGALLGDRVRMDAVLADTDVFIRSLPSGWSADGLSDNLADVLAAVEGDGFDEILLETVGVGQVENGARALVDTLVLTMGPQSGDQIQAMKAGVLETADIVVINKCDLPGAERMAQDIRNVLERNRANGHRIAPVLLTRANDDASIAQLSSAIDEHTQWRAAHVDAARAEEMRKLFHVRSLLTRRVAELIDTLPEDARAASVAQLYACIAKQIGDTG; from the coding sequence GTGAGCTGCGCGAATGACAGCACGCCCACGGCCAACGTCGCGAGCAGTGCGCGCCGCCAGCTGGCGCGCGACCTCTCGCGGATCGCGCGCGCGAGCGTCGCCGGGTCGCTACAGTATCTGCGCGACCATGGCGCCGTGCCGGCGCGCCGCATCGGATTCACGGGACCGCCGGGCGCAGGCAAGAGCACGTTGATCGGTCGCGTTGCCAAAGCGCGCGCCGCGCGCGGCGAACCGATCGCGATCATCGCCATCGATCCGAGCAGCCCGGCGACCTCGGGCGCGTTGCTCGGCGACCGCGTGAGAATGGACGCGGTGCTCGCCGACACCGACGTCTTTATCCGTTCGCTGCCGAGCGGCTGGTCCGCCGACGGCCTGTCCGACAACCTCGCCGACGTGCTCGCTGCCGTCGAAGGCGATGGCTTCGACGAAATTCTGCTGGAGACGGTCGGTGTGGGGCAGGTCGAAAACGGCGCGCGCGCGCTTGTCGATACGCTCGTGCTGACGATGGGTCCGCAATCGGGCGATCAGATCCAGGCGATGAAGGCGGGCGTGCTGGAGACAGCCGATATCGTCGTCATCAACAAGTGCGATCTGCCGGGCGCCGAGCGCATGGCGCAGGACATTCGCAACGTGCTCGAACGCAACCGCGCGAACGGACACCGTATCGCGCCCGTGCTGTTGACGCGGGCGAACGACGACGCGTCGATCGCGCAACTGTCGTCCGCGATCGACGAACACACGCAATGGCGTGCAGCACATGTGGACGCCGCGCGCGCCGAAGAGATGCGCAAGCTCTTTCATGTGCGCAGCCTGCTGACGCGTCGCGTGGCGGAGCTCATCGATACATTGCCTGAGGATGCGCGGGCCGCATCGGTTGCCCAGCTTTATGCGTGCATCGCGAAGCAGATAGGCGACACGGGATGA
- the dctP gene encoding TRAP transporter substrate-binding protein DctP: MKRLRYLMTTLMAVVVCTVAALPAAHADDTITLKMAHQWPDDPNDYVVQTGKKFAQEVTQRSGGKIHIDIFPAESLVKALNMHTALRSGSVDLAIYPYIYAAGAIPQMNLILLPGLWKTPDDVYRFRTSAPWRELEAKMEAYGFKTLCWIQISGGMASKGKPVNVPTDLAKTKVRGAGKMMEAALQSGDASTVSMASSETYNAMQLGLLDGLWTSSGTFGSYRLYEVAKYYDSPEQYSIYYTIEPIAISMKTWNKLTPAQRKIMTDVGQSLEQSAFEGAKADDRRVAQLFASHGVQIHKMTLDEWTQWQKLFQQVSFPKFRNEVPDGARLLDQSIALYK; this comes from the coding sequence ATGAAACGACTTCGTTATCTGATGACGACGCTGATGGCAGTCGTGGTGTGTACCGTCGCCGCGTTGCCCGCGGCGCACGCGGACGACACGATCACACTGAAGATGGCTCACCAGTGGCCCGACGATCCGAACGACTACGTCGTGCAGACGGGCAAGAAGTTCGCGCAGGAAGTGACGCAGCGCTCGGGCGGCAAGATTCATATCGACATCTTTCCCGCCGAATCGCTGGTGAAGGCGCTGAACATGCATACGGCCTTGCGCAGTGGGAGCGTCGATCTGGCGATCTATCCGTACATCTATGCAGCGGGCGCGATCCCGCAGATGAACCTGATCCTGTTGCCGGGTCTCTGGAAGACGCCCGACGACGTCTACCGCTTCCGCACGTCGGCGCCGTGGCGCGAGCTCGAAGCGAAGATGGAAGCATACGGCTTCAAGACCTTGTGCTGGATACAGATATCGGGCGGCATGGCATCGAAGGGAAAACCCGTCAATGTGCCCACCGATCTCGCGAAAACGAAGGTGCGCGGCGCCGGCAAGATGATGGAAGCGGCGCTGCAGAGCGGGGACGCGAGTACGGTATCGATGGCTTCGTCGGAGACGTATAACGCGATGCAACTGGGGTTGCTGGACGGCCTGTGGACGTCGTCGGGCACGTTCGGCTCGTACCGTCTCTATGAGGTGGCCAAATACTACGATTCGCCCGAGCAATACAGCATCTATTACACGATCGAGCCGATCGCGATCAGCATGAAGACATGGAACAAGCTGACGCCCGCGCAGCGGAAGATCATGACGGACGTGGGGCAGAGCCTCGAACAGAGCGCTTTTGAAGGCGCGAAAGCGGACGACCGCCGGGTCGCGCAACTCTTTGCCAGCCATGGCGTGCAGATCCACAAGATGACGCTCGACGAATGGACGCAATGGCAGAAGCTGTTCCAGCAGGTCAGCTTCCCGAAGTTCCGCAATGAAGTGCCTGACGGCGCGCGGCTGCTCGATCAGAGCATCGCGCTTTACAAGTAG
- a CDS encoding TRAP transporter small permease, whose product MRGPLDCFVHLLDVFCKGVALSAGVAVIATVAVISYGVVAREVLHLSDVWVTEVTTYLMAYMTFVGTAALAWQSRHLKIDVLGHHLGEGGKRVLAAFSTIVMSAVAVVIAVLAAQFWWDAYTSGERSWGMFSLPLWIPYLCLVAGTLLLTLVQLVRLATIVFARRELTHDLSVDELVLGRDK is encoded by the coding sequence ATGCGAGGGCCGCTCGATTGTTTCGTCCATCTGCTCGACGTCTTTTGCAAGGGCGTCGCGCTGTCGGCCGGTGTCGCCGTGATCGCGACGGTCGCGGTGATTTCGTATGGCGTGGTGGCGCGCGAGGTGTTGCACCTGTCGGACGTCTGGGTGACGGAAGTCACGACGTATCTGATGGCGTATATGACCTTCGTCGGCACGGCGGCGCTCGCATGGCAGTCGCGTCATCTGAAGATCGACGTGCTCGGACATCATCTCGGCGAAGGCGGCAAGCGTGTGCTGGCGGCCTTCTCGACCATCGTGATGTCGGCCGTCGCCGTCGTGATCGCGGTGCTGGCGGCACAGTTCTGGTGGGATGCGTACACGAGCGGCGAGCGCTCGTGGGGCATGTTCTCGCTGCCGCTGTGGATTCCGTATCTGTGCCTCGTTGCCGGCACGTTGCTGCTGACGCTCGTGCAACTGGTGCGGCTCGCGACGATCGTCTTCGCGCGCCGCGAATTGACTCATGATCTGTCCGTCGACGAACTCGTGCTCGGGAGAGACAAGTGA